A stretch of the Oncorhynchus clarkii lewisi isolate Uvic-CL-2024 chromosome 9, UVic_Ocla_1.0, whole genome shotgun sequence genome encodes the following:
- the LOC139416878 gene encoding differentially expressed in FDCP 6 homolog, whose protein sequence is MYREEGGRERKSYAAVDMDLRSELLKSIWYGFTALDLEKSGKVSKSQLKVLSHNLCTVLSIPHDPVALEEHFRDDDDGPVSSQGYMPYLNKYILDKVEEGCFVKEQVDELCWTLTAKKNYKPGKDNKNVLPGKDAFSLWCLFNFLSEDKYPLIMVPDEVEYLLKKMCMAMSVELNCVELEDFISKDTVQQNGFTVWSFLDMMNSGKVTRGMDQEITSMAIEEVYREIVGDVLKEGYLWKKGQLRRNWKERWFTLRPGTLAYYTSEDRKDRQGNIPLDGDCCVEVLPDRDGKRCMFCLKTLSKTYEMSASDTKQRQEWTAAIQTAIRLHTEGKTSLHKDLKLKRREQREQRERRRLAKEEELQRFRALQEEKERKLAELELLKEAQRQAQALLEQDEMRRRQQHDEMQRALEVQLREAEESRASMQAEMILKEEEAERQRKRIKELEGLQTSLEEALHQEIKARQDEEVFRYAQTGLLSEEEEKMKALMALQDEQEEYIRKTQREKQELRQEMENKTRALEEAQRQLEEVRANRHRVDQDVVAAQRKLRQASTNVKHWNVQMNRLMSPVGPGEKRSSGGSFSRFQIPSQRDPGLRLRQRSEEQDDESKENVDSSGAGLGCEGEKRLSQTSNGGMDIP, encoded by the exons ATGTAtcgagaggagggagggagagagagaaaaagttatGCTGCTGTAGACATGGACCTACGCTCAGAGCTCCTCAAGTCTATTTGGTATGGCTTCACTGCTCTGGATCTTGAGAAGAGTGGGAAAGTGTCCAAGTCTCAACTCAAG GTTCTGTCCCATAACCTGTGTACGGTTCTGTCCATCCCCCACGACCCAGTGGCTCTGGAAGAACACTTcagggatgatgatgatggaccGGTCTCCAGCCAGGGGTACATGCCTtacctcaacaaatacatactggaCAAG GTAGAAGAGGGCTGTTTTGTCAAGGAACAAGTAGATGAGCTTTGCTGGACTCTCACTGCTAAGAAGAACTACAAGCCGGGGAAGGACAATAAGAACGTGTTGCCAGGGAAAGATGCCTTTAGTCTCTGGTGCCTGTTTAACTTTTTGTCAGAGGACAAATACCCTCTGATTATGGTCCCAGATGAG GTGGAATACCTGCTCAAGAAGATGTGTATGGCCATGAGTGTTGAGCTCAACTGTGTGGAGCTGGAGGACTTCATCTCCAAGGATACAGTGCAGCAGAATGGTTTCACTGTCTGGTCCTTCCTGGACATGATGAACTCTGGGAAGGTAACTAGAggcatggaccaggaaatcaccAGCATGGCCATAGAGGAGGTGTACAGGGAGATAGTCGGAGATGTCCTCAAAGAG GGGTATCTTTGGAAGAAGGGTCAGCTGAGGAGGAATTGGAAGGAGCGCTGGTTCACCCTAAGGCCCGGTACCCTGGCCTACTACACCAGCGAGGACCGCAAGGATCGCCAGGGAAACATCCCTCTGGACGGGGACTGCTGTGTGGAGGTTCTGCCAGACAGAGATGGGAAGAGGTGTATGTTTTGTCTGAAAACTCTCTCCAAGACCTATGAGATGAGTGCCTCAGACACCAAGCAGAGACAGGAATGGACAGCAG ccATTCAGACAGCCATCCGTCTACACACTGAAGGGAAGACCTCTCTCCACAAGGACCTGAAGCTgaagaggagggagcagagggagcaACGGGAGAGGAGGCGGCTGGCCAAGGAGGAGGAGCTGCAACGTTTTCGGGCCCTCCAGGAGGAGAAGGAGCGTAAGCTGGCCGAGCTGGAGCTCCTGAAGGAGGCACAGAGGCAGGCCCAGGCTCTCCTGGAACAGGACGAGATGAGGAGGCGTCAGCAGCATGATGAGATGCAGCGGGCCCTGGAGGTGCAGCTCCGCGAGGCAGAGGAG tcGCGGGCCAGCATGCAAGCAGAGATGATTctgaaggaggaggaggcggagcgGCAGAGGAAGAGGATCAAGGAGCTGGAGGGGTTGCAGACGAGTCTGGAGGAGGCCTTGCACCAGGAGATCAAGGCCAGACAGGACGAAGAGGTCTTTAGATACGCGCAGACTGG TTTGCTGtctgaggaggaagagaagatgaAGGCCCTGATGGCCCTCCAGGACGAGCAGGAGGAGTACATCCGGAAGacccagagagagaagcaggagcTGAGGCAAGAGATGGAGAACAAGACCCGGGCTCTGGAGGAAGCTCAGCGGCAGCTGGAGGAGGTCAGGGCCAACCGACACCGGGTCGACCAGGACGTTGTG GCTGCCCAAAGGAAGCTTCGTCAAGCCAGCACCAACGTCAAACACTGGAATGTTCAGATGAACCGGCTGATGAGTCCAGTTGGACCAGGAG AGAAGAGATCTTCTGGAGGCTCGTTCTCCCGTTTCCAGATCCCTTCTCAGAGAGATCCCGGCCTGCGGCTGAGACAGCGGTCAGAGGAGCAGGATGACGAGAGCAAGGAGAACGTGGACAGCAGTGGTGCAGGGTTAGGCTGTGAAGGAGAGAAAcgtctctcacagacctctaACGGAGGCATGGACATCCCCTGA